In Halobacterium sp. R2-5, the following are encoded in one genomic region:
- a CDS encoding DUF5827 family protein: protein MPVPKDDFDALHPCDFYTPAELLDDDRMYTVYEIARLLQDLDADEELDPETENVLLDWAIPWIMFHSEDLVVAEPRDEEEPGYYGVAEA from the coding sequence ATGCCCGTTCCGAAGGACGACTTCGACGCGCTCCACCCGTGCGACTTCTACACGCCCGCGGAGCTGCTCGACGACGACCGGATGTACACCGTCTACGAGATCGCCCGGCTCCTCCAGGACCTCGACGCCGACGAGGAACTCGACCCGGAGACGGAGAACGTCCTCCTCGACTGGGCGATCCCGTGGATCATGTTCCACAGCGAGGACCTCGTCGTCGCCGAACCCCGGGACGAGGAGGAGCCCGGCTACTACGGCGTCGCCGAAGCGTAA
- a CDS encoding MBL fold metallo-hydrolase, with translation MVTNIAAGVQAFTSNAFLVGGERTVLVDPGANFDAVGALREHVDSLDAVLVTHPHPDHVGNLDDIKDAFGVDAWGFDASHDGIDHELADGDTVTIGDDEYEALHTPGHEPHHLCFYSRDAGVLFAADLVFANGSFGRTDLEGGDRGTLVESIERVLDVVDGDLDVMHTGHGPSVTSNAVENIEFAAQAARQR, from the coding sequence ATGGTCACGAACATCGCCGCTGGCGTGCAGGCGTTCACGAGCAACGCGTTCCTCGTGGGCGGCGAGCGCACCGTGCTCGTCGACCCGGGCGCGAACTTCGACGCCGTCGGCGCGCTCAGGGAGCACGTCGACAGTCTGGACGCGGTGCTGGTGACGCACCCGCACCCGGACCACGTCGGGAACCTCGACGACATCAAAGATGCGTTCGGCGTGGACGCGTGGGGGTTCGACGCGAGCCACGACGGCATCGACCACGAACTCGCGGACGGCGACACCGTCACTATCGGCGACGACGAGTACGAGGCACTGCACACGCCCGGCCACGAGCCACACCACCTGTGTTTCTACTCGCGGGACGCGGGCGTGCTGTTCGCCGCGGACCTCGTGTTCGCGAACGGGAGCTTCGGCCGCACGGACCTCGAAGGCGGCGACCGCGGGACGCTCGTCGAGAGCATCGAGCGCGTGCTCGACGTCGTGGACGGCGACCTCGACGTGATGCACACGGGCCACGGCCCGAGCGTCACGAGCAACGCGGTGGAGAACATCGAGTTCGCGGCGCAGGCCGCCCGGCAGCGGTAG
- a CDS encoding cupin domain-containing protein: MPYQKGTIADAESPLPDDARAEMFRMKDALDTDEVAFTVFTMEPNAEGMEHDHGGDGQEEVYYVAEGGVDVAFDGETVSLGEREAIRIDSQESRQILNRDHYSELVLVGAPRDA; this comes from the coding sequence ATGCCCTACCAGAAGGGGACGATCGCCGACGCGGAATCGCCGCTCCCAGACGACGCTCGCGCCGAGATGTTCCGCATGAAGGACGCTCTCGACACGGACGAGGTGGCGTTCACGGTGTTCACGATGGAGCCGAACGCCGAGGGGATGGAACACGACCACGGCGGCGACGGCCAGGAGGAGGTGTACTACGTCGCGGAGGGCGGCGTGGACGTGGCGTTCGACGGGGAGACGGTCTCCCTGGGCGAACGCGAGGCGATTCGAATCGACTCCCAGGAGAGCCGCCAGATTCTGAACCGCGACCACTACTCCGAGCTCGTGCTCGTCGGCGCGCCGCGGGACGCGTAG
- the thyX gene encoding FAD-dependent thymidylate synthase codes for MRVRLLDATDDPEELICRGARNDYMSGWVAEQDFREVMDGVEGDDVEAQKANFLAKLLKRGHYGPFEHPSATFAIEGMSRSCMAQLTRHRHASFDVQSMRYVAFDDVDPADVEDGEMVVTPPSATDPDWIGRNQKNADVDDETVEKREEVFRKSVRQSVEDYQELLDLGMPPEDARFVLPIGTEVNVVVTLNPRSLMHIADMRAAADAQWEIRDLTEQLLDLAAEWCPHTFDYYEAEMKHRKNRLAP; via the coding sequence ATGCGAGTACGTCTCCTCGACGCGACCGACGACCCCGAAGAGCTCATCTGCCGGGGCGCGCGCAACGACTACATGAGCGGCTGGGTCGCCGAACAGGACTTCCGGGAAGTGATGGACGGCGTCGAGGGCGACGACGTAGAAGCCCAGAAAGCGAACTTCCTCGCGAAGCTCCTCAAACGCGGCCACTACGGGCCCTTCGAGCACCCGAGCGCGACGTTCGCCATCGAGGGGATGAGCCGCTCCTGTATGGCCCAGCTCACCCGCCACCGCCACGCGAGCTTCGACGTGCAGTCGATGCGCTACGTCGCCTTCGACGACGTCGACCCCGCGGACGTCGAGGACGGAGAGATGGTCGTCACGCCGCCGTCGGCGACCGACCCGGACTGGATCGGCCGCAACCAGAAGAACGCCGACGTCGACGACGAGACGGTCGAGAAACGCGAGGAAGTCTTCCGGAAGTCGGTCCGCCAGTCCGTCGAGGACTACCAGGAACTCCTCGACCTCGGCATGCCGCCCGAGGACGCGCGCTTCGTCCTCCCCATCGGCACCGAAGTGAACGTCGTCGTCACCCTGAACCCGCGCTCGCTGATGCACATCGCGGACATGCGCGCCGCCGCCGACGCCCAGTGGGAGATCCGTGACCTCACCGAGCAGCTGCTCGACCTCGCAGCCGAGTGGTGCCCGCACACCTTCGACTACTACGAGGCCGAGATGAAACACCGGAAGAACCGCCTCGCGCCCTGA
- a CDS encoding twin-arginine translocase TatA/TatE family subunit, giving the protein MRHHPSERRIPPHQRLRVRHARRRARRRVASDRALRDLALPREACFNRTTSTFLRTLPLFLGGLGGVELAIIAGVIILLFGAQKLPELARSSGKATGEFQKGRSEVENELKEMTSPGESADTESESDSAAGPQNAE; this is encoded by the coding sequence ATTCGCCATCACCCGAGTGAAAGACGAATCCCACCCCATCAACGACTTCGAGTACGACACGCTCGTCGACGCGCTCGTCGACGAGTAGCCTCTGATCGAGCGCTTCGTGACCTCGCTCTGCCCCGAGAGGCGTGTTTCAATCGGACAACTTCCACGTTCCTGAGGACACTCCCGCTGTTTCTCGGCGGTCTCGGTGGCGTCGAACTCGCCATCATCGCCGGGGTCATCATCCTCCTGTTCGGCGCTCAGAAACTGCCAGAGCTCGCACGTTCATCGGGGAAAGCAACTGGCGAATTCCAGAAAGGTCGCTCTGAAGTCGAGAACGAACTGAAGGAGATGACGTCACCAGGTGAGTCAGCAGATACCGAATCAGAGTCTGACTCCGCGGCCGGCCCGCAAAACGCAGAGTAA
- a CDS encoding Lrp/AsnC family transcriptional regulator has translation MDEKDIQILTTVAEEGTNSPEKIEQHTDIPKSTVHYRLNQLREDGVLKNDLSDMDLAELGLSITLITEVYAEFGEDYHETVGEKIADIEGVNQVYFTIGDTDFIVITHVVDREMAESLIGDYEAIDEITRTSSRFAITRVKDESHPINDFEYDTLVDALVDE, from the coding sequence ATGGACGAAAAAGACATCCAGATTCTGACGACGGTTGCAGAGGAAGGCACCAACAGTCCGGAGAAGATAGAGCAACACACGGACATCCCGAAGTCCACCGTCCACTATCGGTTGAACCAGCTCCGAGAGGACGGCGTTCTGAAAAACGACCTGTCGGACATGGATCTCGCCGAGCTGGGACTGTCGATCACGCTCATCACGGAGGTGTACGCGGAGTTCGGCGAAGACTACCACGAGACGGTCGGCGAGAAGATCGCCGACATCGAGGGCGTCAATCAGGTGTACTTCACGATCGGCGATACAGACTTCATCGTCATCACCCACGTCGTCGATCGGGAGATGGCCGAATCGCTCATCGGGGACTACGAGGCGATCGACGAGATCACGCGGACGAGTTCCCGATTCGCCATCACCCGAGTGAAAGACGAATCCCACCCCATCAACGACTTCGAGTACGACACGCTCGTCGACGCGCTCGTCGACGAGTAG
- a CDS encoding aspartate aminotransferase family protein encodes MTQEQSSPVGNAAIENQYEQYLMPIWKSLNVPIKRAEGCTVEDFDGNEYLDVFSGISVTNAGHREEAVVEAAKDQLDEFVHGCTYLHPHQPAADLAEKLAEVTPGDLQKTFFANSGTEAVEGAVKLARKYTGSKEVIALEMSFHGRTLGSLSLTGNKAYKDEMAPTLNDVAHVAPPYSYRCPRCDGESCTADCANQLEHIIDTHTSGDLAGVIVEPVMGEGGIIVPPEGWLERIQEITHEHGGLLIVDEVQTGYGRTGEMWASDHFDVVPDIMPQAKGIANGLPLGAFTAREEIADAFESGDHLSTFGGNPVSCAAAQATIGELQDGLVANARDQGAWLDDRLAELEAAYDVVGDTRGLGLMQGVELVDPSGDGPMNVAPAPDAKLAKRVGEQLREDGIVMGVGGFYSNVLRFQPPLSISRDQLERTVTAIEDALDEETR; translated from the coding sequence ATGACCCAAGAGCAATCTTCGCCGGTGGGCAACGCGGCGATCGAGAACCAGTACGAACAGTACCTCATGCCGATCTGGAAGAGCCTCAACGTCCCCATCAAGCGGGCCGAAGGCTGTACCGTCGAGGACTTCGACGGCAACGAATACCTCGACGTCTTCTCGGGCATCTCGGTGACTAACGCTGGACACCGGGAGGAAGCCGTCGTCGAAGCTGCCAAAGACCAACTCGACGAGTTCGTCCACGGCTGTACGTACCTGCACCCGCACCAGCCGGCTGCGGACCTCGCCGAGAAACTAGCCGAAGTAACGCCCGGCGACCTGCAGAAAACGTTCTTCGCGAATTCGGGGACAGAAGCCGTCGAAGGCGCCGTGAAACTCGCTCGGAAGTACACCGGCTCGAAGGAAGTGATCGCCTTAGAGATGTCCTTCCACGGCCGAACCCTCGGCTCCCTCTCGCTCACCGGAAACAAGGCCTACAAGGACGAGATGGCGCCGACGCTGAACGACGTCGCACACGTCGCCCCGCCGTACAGCTACCGGTGTCCACGCTGTGATGGTGAGTCCTGTACGGCCGACTGCGCGAACCAGCTCGAACACATCATCGATACGCACACGTCCGGCGACCTCGCCGGCGTCATCGTCGAGCCCGTGATGGGCGAGGGCGGGATTATCGTGCCGCCGGAGGGCTGGCTCGAACGAATCCAGGAGATCACCCACGAGCACGGTGGCTTGCTGATCGTCGACGAGGTACAGACGGGCTACGGGCGGACCGGCGAGATGTGGGCGAGCGACCACTTCGACGTCGTCCCGGACATCATGCCGCAGGCGAAAGGCATCGCGAACGGCCTCCCGCTCGGCGCGTTTACCGCCCGCGAGGAGATCGCCGACGCCTTCGAGTCCGGCGACCACCTCTCGACGTTCGGCGGGAACCCGGTCTCCTGCGCAGCAGCCCAGGCGACCATCGGCGAGCTCCAGGACGGTCTCGTCGCGAACGCGCGCGACCAGGGCGCCTGGCTCGACGACCGGCTAGCCGAGCTCGAAGCCGCCTACGACGTCGTCGGCGACACCCGGGGGCTCGGGCTGATGCAGGGCGTCGAATTGGTCGACCCGTCGGGGGACGGTCCGATGAACGTCGCGCCGGCACCGGACGCCAAACTCGCAAAACGCGTCGGCGAGCAGCTCCGGGAGGACGGGATTGTGATGGGCGTCGGCGGGTTCTACTCGAACGTCCTCCGCTTCCAGCCCCCGCTCTCGATTTCCCGAGACCAACTCGAACGCACCGTCACCGCGATCGAGGACGCGCTCGACGAGGAGACTCGCTGA
- a CDS encoding DUF5805 domain-containing protein — MSDDVKLNVTVPEHQRDVYDDEAREMGFSSRSAYVRAMVNAGRRDFGLNPQGSDGENTTLADFIEDRIVTTIENEDGVGRDEVVDEVAGDVEATVTDCLGRLDETGRIDYDIKRDGLVVREDGD; from the coding sequence ATGAGCGACGACGTGAAACTCAACGTCACCGTTCCCGAACACCAACGCGACGTCTACGACGACGAAGCCCGCGAAATGGGGTTCAGTAGTCGCTCCGCGTACGTCCGCGCGATGGTCAACGCTGGACGCCGGGATTTCGGCCTCAACCCCCAGGGGTCGGACGGCGAAAACACCACTCTAGCCGATTTCATCGAAGACCGCATCGTCACCACCATCGAGAACGAGGACGGCGTCGGCCGTGACGAGGTCGTCGACGAAGTCGCTGGCGACGTCGAAGCCACCGTCACTGACTGCCTCGGCCGGCTCGACGAGACCGGACGGATCGACTACGACATCAAGCGCGACGGTCTCGTCGTCCGCGAAGACGGTGACTGA
- a CDS encoding tyrosine-type recombinase/integrase yields the protein MGQSTTAASDDPIATFIDEIELYGRSATTISDYETTLGQFRRHLEDRGVTVAEATRQDCLRWIQSLRDSGYADGSIRTKAVHVNRFYGYMVQAGAFDENPMMVVMEEMSERGDSAPTRRRVSVPEMQAFIDDIRNPLHRAIVLTLAKTGIRVGELCNLDLRDVHLDHPASTEYYGVQPRAAVRDRSNTLFVASDIDVGDVVNGGERTEGNKRHRDTRIPVDEELQRALVEWLAVRPDVPGDGEPLFVNISTAYGERLTSGMVRSYVTALARERGWYTTGAGVEENVTPHYFRHFFTTQMRRRTGEGYLVKYLRGDVGDVMDRYTHNWEELVREPYLEHSFRLSE from the coding sequence GTGGGGCAGTCCACCACCGCCGCCAGCGACGATCCGATCGCGACGTTCATCGACGAAATCGAGCTGTACGGCCGGTCGGCGACCACCATCAGTGACTACGAGACGACCCTCGGACAGTTCCGCCGACACCTCGAAGACCGGGGCGTCACCGTCGCGGAGGCCACCAGACAGGACTGCCTGCGGTGGATCCAGTCCCTGCGCGATTCCGGATACGCGGACGGGTCGATTCGCACGAAAGCCGTCCACGTGAACCGGTTCTACGGGTACATGGTCCAGGCCGGCGCGTTCGACGAGAACCCGATGATGGTCGTGATGGAGGAGATGAGCGAACGCGGCGACTCGGCACCGACGCGCCGGCGAGTCAGCGTTCCCGAGATGCAGGCGTTCATCGACGACATCCGCAACCCCCTCCACCGGGCGATCGTGTTGACGCTGGCGAAAACGGGGATTCGCGTCGGCGAGCTCTGCAACCTCGACCTGCGAGACGTCCACCTCGACCATCCCGCGAGCACCGAGTACTACGGCGTCCAGCCGCGGGCCGCGGTGCGGGACCGTTCCAATACGCTGTTCGTCGCTAGCGACATCGACGTCGGCGACGTGGTGAACGGCGGGGAGCGAACGGAAGGGAACAAACGCCACCGGGACACGCGGATTCCCGTCGACGAGGAGTTACAGCGAGCACTCGTGGAGTGGTTGGCCGTCCGTCCGGACGTTCCCGGGGACGGCGAGCCGCTGTTCGTGAACATCTCCACCGCGTACGGGGAGCGACTGACGAGTGGCATGGTGCGGTCGTACGTCACCGCGTTGGCGAGAGAACGCGGCTGGTACACGACCGGCGCGGGCGTCGAGGAGAACGTCACCCCCCACTACTTCCGGCACTTCTTCACGACGCAGATGCGGCGTCGCACTGGCGAGGGGTACCTCGTGAAGTACCTCCGCGGGGACGTCGGTGACGTGATGGACCGGTACACGCACAACTGGGAAGAGCTGGTTCGAGAGCCGTACCTCGAACACTCCTTCCGGTTGTCCGAGTGA
- a CDS encoding MOSC domain-containing protein: MNGAGTVERIFTAPAAEAEMVERSDVEAVPGGLRGDRYFHEIETGTFVEWGPDEQRPGGYDLTLIEREAIEGIEREAGIELAPGEHRRNIVTRDAALNHLVGERFRVGEVVCRGDRLCEPCGYLQRVTEKDVLEPLAHRGGLRADILEGGVIRPSDKIEPLE; this comes from the coding sequence ATGAACGGCGCGGGAACTGTCGAGCGTATCTTCACTGCTCCGGCGGCCGAAGCCGAGATGGTCGAACGGAGCGACGTCGAGGCCGTCCCTGGCGGCCTCCGTGGGGACCGGTACTTCCACGAGATCGAGACCGGAACGTTCGTCGAGTGGGGGCCGGACGAGCAGCGCCCCGGTGGCTACGATCTGACGCTCATCGAGCGGGAAGCCATCGAGGGGATCGAGCGCGAGGCGGGTATCGAACTCGCGCCCGGGGAGCACCGCCGGAACATCGTCACCCGGGACGCCGCGCTGAACCACCTCGTCGGCGAGCGCTTCCGCGTCGGCGAGGTCGTCTGTCGCGGCGACCGGCTGTGTGAGCCCTGCGGGTACCTGCAGCGCGTCACCGAGAAGGACGTCTTGGAGCCACTGGCTCACCGCGGCGGGCTTCGCGCGGACATCCTCGAAGGCGGAGTTATCCGGCCGTCCGACAAGATAGAACCGCTCGAGTAG
- a CDS encoding PhzF family phenazine biosynthesis protein, with protein MSTNRVHFVDVFAQGKYTGNQLAVVRDASNLATDEMLAFTRETNFSEATFVESADATVGGYDVRIFDPAEEIPFAGHPTLGTAFVIREYLRDDRPEEVVLDLGVGQIPVWVEDHDGEETYWMRQIQPTFDDEFSPELFADILGLDTADIDDSHPIRLVSTGLPTVVVPLTSLDAVQRAETQPEPYYDRLIDDYGNLNVLVFAPETVEDNDLHVRVFADCSGVPEDPATGSSNGCLAAYLVEHDYLDTDEIAVTVEQGYEMDRPSLLHLRAASSPDGIDVEVGGRVSPVLDGRLE; from the coding sequence ATGTCGACAAATCGAGTTCACTTCGTGGACGTGTTCGCGCAGGGGAAGTACACGGGAAACCAGCTGGCAGTCGTCCGTGACGCGTCGAACCTCGCTACCGACGAGATGCTCGCGTTCACCCGCGAGACGAACTTCTCCGAAGCGACGTTCGTCGAATCAGCCGACGCGACAGTCGGGGGCTACGACGTCCGGATCTTCGACCCCGCCGAGGAGATTCCGTTCGCCGGCCATCCGACACTCGGGACGGCGTTCGTCATTCGAGAGTACCTCCGAGACGACCGCCCGGAGGAAGTGGTGCTCGACCTCGGCGTCGGCCAGATTCCCGTCTGGGTCGAAGACCACGACGGCGAGGAGACCTACTGGATGCGCCAGATTCAGCCGACCTTCGACGACGAGTTCTCCCCGGAGCTGTTCGCGGACATCCTCGGCCTCGACACGGCGGATATCGACGACTCCCACCCGATCAGGCTCGTCTCGACGGGTCTCCCCACGGTCGTCGTCCCCTTGACCTCCCTTGACGCCGTCCAGCGAGCCGAGACGCAACCGGAGCCGTACTACGACCGACTCATCGACGACTACGGCAACCTCAACGTGCTCGTGTTCGCTCCCGAGACGGTCGAGGACAACGACCTGCACGTCCGTGTGTTCGCCGACTGTTCCGGGGTCCCAGAAGACCCCGCGACGGGCTCCTCGAACGGTTGTCTCGCCGCCTACCTCGTCGAGCACGACTACCTCGACACGGACGAGATCGCGGTCACTGTCGAACAGGGCTACGAGATGGACCGTCCTTCGCTCCTCCACCTTCGAGCGGCAAGCTCGCCAGACGGAATCGACGTCGAAGTCGGCGGACGCGTGAGTCCGGTCTTAGACGGCCGGCTCGAGTGA
- a CDS encoding DUF1156 domain-containing protein: MSRNPRGDQSGDRPELPIENGFPIEHVNDIAEKESRAKQHYRPVYTMHKWWARRPGCLFRAISLYSLLDEDTDASDVSVYEPGQNQPPGANGVDEADRLKAVSEVDSGDPESLWEFYPKDVRIDDKKVLDPFMGGGTSLVEASRFGAETVGMDLNPVAWFVTKKELDAGRTDAEDVATAFEQVREAVAEEIQEYYRTPCPHGDHEADVMYTFWVKELDCVSCGHTVSLFKDYRVAKGRYGNSDKYNVCCPDCGTVSLTEDWHTETECADCGHEYVPENGNVSRGKYTCPDCGQKYGVADAIEERSDFDLRPYAIEYYCHHCDDEGRDRNVYKGYKSISPADRERIDAAERAWEASEDLREYVPDREIPAGWYTASTQFSGSAPGAHDIFEHGYERWTDLYNPRQLRCLSALLRAIDDVDDEDAREYLLLAFSDALMFQNTFSIYNMPANKIEGIFRLNAFVPQTEIVENNVWGTRAGRGTFENSVDMVLSGVEYANSPTERYVDEDGHSRESAPFAQPIGENASISRGDMRSITDEDEYDAVITDPPYYNNVMYSELADYFYVWLRLLLSDTYDAFDDDATPRDGSIVTNPAQNKTVEDFEREIGEAFDTIHTALVDDGVLAFTYHHSDEESWGELLESLCETGFEVTATYPINSDLNKFQEAREAVSFDTVIVARPTDDRQPISWNALRRRIVRTAEETREVLEENRELKDGDIGVIEMGECFQEYSKHHGEVRRGEEPMTAKEVVQEIYGIIQDNTRGE, encoded by the coding sequence ATGTCTCGGAATCCACGGGGCGACCAGTCGGGCGACCGCCCCGAACTCCCCATCGAGAACGGATTCCCGATCGAGCACGTGAACGATATCGCGGAAAAGGAGAGCCGGGCCAAGCAGCACTACCGCCCCGTCTACACGATGCACAAGTGGTGGGCGCGGCGGCCGGGGTGTCTGTTCCGCGCGATCTCGCTGTACTCGCTGCTCGACGAGGACACCGACGCGTCGGACGTCTCTGTGTACGAACCCGGGCAGAACCAGCCCCCCGGTGCGAACGGCGTCGACGAAGCGGACCGCCTGAAGGCGGTCTCCGAAGTGGACTCAGGTGATCCCGAGTCGCTCTGGGAGTTCTACCCGAAGGACGTCCGCATCGACGACAAGAAAGTTCTGGACCCGTTCATGGGCGGCGGCACCTCCCTCGTCGAGGCCTCCCGCTTCGGCGCGGAGACGGTGGGGATGGACCTCAATCCGGTGGCGTGGTTCGTCACGAAGAAGGAACTCGACGCCGGCCGGACCGACGCCGAGGACGTAGCGACGGCCTTCGAACAGGTGCGGGAAGCCGTCGCCGAGGAGATCCAGGAGTACTACCGGACGCCCTGTCCCCACGGGGACCACGAGGCGGACGTGATGTACACCTTCTGGGTGAAGGAACTCGACTGCGTCTCCTGCGGGCACACCGTCTCGCTGTTCAAGGACTACCGCGTCGCGAAGGGCCGGTACGGGAACAGCGACAAGTACAACGTCTGCTGTCCGGACTGCGGCACCGTCTCGCTGACCGAGGACTGGCACACCGAGACCGAGTGTGCGGACTGCGGCCACGAGTACGTGCCCGAGAACGGGAACGTCTCGCGGGGCAAGTACACCTGCCCGGACTGCGGGCAGAAGTACGGCGTCGCCGACGCCATCGAGGAGCGGTCTGACTTCGACCTCCGGCCGTACGCCATCGAGTACTACTGCCACCACTGCGACGACGAGGGCCGCGACAGGAACGTGTACAAGGGGTACAAGTCGATCAGCCCGGCCGACCGCGAGCGGATCGACGCCGCCGAGCGGGCGTGGGAGGCGTCCGAGGACCTCCGGGAGTACGTGCCCGACAGGGAGATTCCCGCCGGGTGGTACACGGCCTCGACCCAGTTCAGCGGCTCGGCGCCGGGCGCACACGACATCTTCGAGCACGGCTACGAGCGCTGGACCGACCTCTACAACCCCCGTCAGTTGCGGTGCCTGAGCGCGCTCCTGCGGGCCATCGACGACGTGGACGACGAGGACGCCCGGGAGTACCTGCTGCTCGCGTTCTCGGACGCGCTGATGTTCCAGAACACGTTCTCGATCTACAACATGCCGGCGAACAAGATCGAGGGCATCTTCCGGCTGAACGCGTTCGTCCCCCAGACCGAGATCGTCGAGAACAACGTCTGGGGGACGCGAGCGGGACGCGGCACGTTCGAGAACAGCGTCGACATGGTCTTGTCCGGAGTCGAGTACGCCAACAGCCCGACCGAGCGCTACGTGGACGAGGACGGCCACTCCCGGGAGTCGGCGCCGTTCGCCCAACCCATCGGGGAGAACGCGTCGATCAGCCGGGGCGACATGCGGTCGATCACCGACGAGGACGAGTACGACGCGGTGATCACCGACCCGCCGTACTACAACAACGTGATGTACTCGGAGCTGGCGGACTACTTCTACGTCTGGCTCCGGCTCCTGCTGTCGGACACCTACGATGCGTTCGACGACGACGCGACGCCCCGCGACGGGAGCATCGTCACTAACCCCGCCCAGAACAAGACGGTCGAGGACTTCGAGCGCGAGATCGGCGAGGCGTTCGACACGATCCACACGGCGCTCGTCGACGACGGCGTGCTGGCGTTCACGTACCACCACAGCGACGAGGAGTCGTGGGGCGAGCTACTGGAGTCGCTCTGCGAGACCGGGTTCGAGGTCACCGCCACGTACCCGATAAACTCCGACCTGAACAAGTTCCAAGAGGCACGGGAAGCCGTCTCCTTCGACACCGTCATCGTCGCCAGACCCACCGACGACCGGCAGCCGATCTCCTGGAACGCCCTGCGGCGCCGCATCGTCCGCACCGCCGAGGAGACCCGGGAAGTCCTCGAGGAGAACCGCGAACTGAAAGACGGCGACATCGGCGTCATCGAGATGGGGGAGTGCTTCCAGGAGTACTCCAAACACCACGGCGAGGTCCGCCGCGGCGAGGAGCCGATGACCGCGAAGGAGGTCGTCCAGGAGATCTACGGCATCATTCAGGACAACACCCGCGGCGAATAG
- a CDS encoding FAD-dependent oxidoreductase, with protein MTEDIHDLVVAGSGVAGLSAAVYAARADLDPLVLEGDEPGGQLTLTTDVENYLGFPDGVGGMDLVQRGKEQAEQFGAEFQHGRIEDAVVDGQPMELSLSSGDTIYTRSLIVATGASARWVGAENEDELMGHGLSTCATCDGAFHRGDDVLVVGGGDSAMEEALFLAKFADSVTVVHRREELRASEIMADRAREHDDVQFRWNTELEAIHGSQAEGVTGATLVAHPEGYPREKAEAGIDVERETVDVGGVFYAVGHTPNTRFLNGTGVERDESGYIFTQTDDAGRPTARTAVDGVFAAGDVADPRYRQAVTSAGTGSMAALDAEEFLETLQESGESAAPATGTQEQSAP; from the coding sequence ATGACCGAGGACATCCACGACCTCGTCGTCGCTGGTTCGGGCGTCGCCGGCCTCTCGGCGGCGGTCTACGCCGCGCGTGCCGACCTCGACCCCCTCGTGCTCGAGGGCGACGAGCCGGGCGGCCAGCTCACGCTGACGACCGACGTCGAGAACTACCTCGGCTTCCCCGACGGCGTCGGCGGCATGGACCTCGTCCAGCGCGGGAAGGAGCAGGCCGAACAGTTCGGCGCGGAGTTCCAACACGGTCGTATCGAGGACGCGGTTGTGGATGGACAGCCCATGGAGCTGTCGCTATCGTCCGGCGATACGATCTACACGCGGTCGCTTATCGTCGCGACCGGCGCCAGCGCACGCTGGGTCGGCGCCGAGAACGAAGACGAACTGATGGGTCACGGGCTGTCGACGTGTGCGACCTGTGACGGCGCGTTCCACCGCGGCGACGACGTCCTCGTCGTCGGCGGCGGCGACAGCGCGATGGAGGAAGCGTTGTTCCTCGCGAAGTTCGCCGACTCCGTGACGGTCGTCCACCGCCGCGAGGAGCTGCGTGCGTCCGAGATCATGGCCGACCGCGCCCGCGAACACGACGACGTCCAGTTCCGCTGGAACACGGAACTCGAAGCCATCCACGGCTCGCAAGCGGAGGGCGTTACCGGTGCCACGCTCGTCGCTCATCCCGAGGGGTATCCCCGGGAGAAGGCCGAGGCCGGGATCGACGTCGAACGGGAGACCGTCGACGTCGGCGGCGTGTTCTACGCCGTGGGCCACACGCCGAACACGCGGTTCCTCAACGGCACTGGCGTCGAACGGGACGAGAGCGGCTACATCTTCACGCAGACCGACGACGCTGGTCGGCCCACGGCCCGGACGGCAGTCGACGGGGTGTTCGCTGCTGGCGACGTCGCTGACCCCCGCTACCGGCAGGCCGTCACGTCCGCCGGCACCGGCAGCATGGCCGCGCTCGACGCCGAGGAGTTCCTCGAAACGCTCCAGGAGTCGGGCGAATCGGCCGCTCCAGCGACGGGTACACAGGAACAATCTGCCCCGTGA